In Aulosira sp. FACHB-615, the following are encoded in one genomic region:
- the metK gene encoding methionine adenosyltransferase, translated as MSRRYLFTSESVTEGHPDKICDQISDTILDTLLAQDPSSRVAAEVVVNTGLVLITGEITTKANVNYVHLARKKIAEIGYVDADNGFSANSTSVIVALDEQSPDIAQGVNVAHETRQQDSEELFDTTGAGDQGIMFGFACNETPELMPLPISLAHRIARRLAAVRKTGELSYLRPDGKTQVTVVYEDGKPVGIDTILISTQHTATIGEITDEAAVQAKIKQDLWTAVVEPVFSDITIKPDQETRFLVNPTGKFVIGGPQGDSGLTGRKIIVDTYGGYSRHGGGAFSGKDPTKVDRSAAYAARYVAKNIVAAGLAEKCEVQLSYAIGVARPVSILLETFGTGKVDDEILLELVKQNFELRPAGIIHSFNLRNLPSERGGRFYQDIAAYGHLGRNDLDLPWEQTDKAELLKQAVTQLRSTAIA; from the coding sequence TTGTCTAGACGCTATTTATTTACCTCCGAGTCAGTAACTGAAGGCCATCCAGATAAAATCTGCGATCAAATTTCAGATACGATTCTTGATACCTTACTGGCACAAGACCCCAGCAGTCGCGTAGCTGCGGAAGTAGTAGTTAATACGGGCTTAGTGTTAATTACTGGTGAAATCACCACCAAAGCTAATGTCAACTATGTGCATCTAGCTCGCAAAAAAATTGCTGAAATTGGCTATGTTGATGCAGATAACGGCTTTTCTGCTAACAGCACCAGCGTGATTGTAGCATTGGATGAACAATCACCTGACATTGCCCAAGGTGTAAATGTTGCCCATGAAACCCGCCAACAGGATAGTGAGGAACTATTCGATACCACTGGGGCAGGCGACCAAGGTATCATGTTTGGCTTTGCTTGTAACGAAACTCCAGAACTGATGCCCTTACCCATCAGTTTGGCACACCGCATTGCCCGCCGACTGGCAGCAGTCCGCAAAACAGGCGAATTATCATACCTGCGTCCCGACGGTAAAACTCAAGTAACCGTAGTCTACGAAGATGGTAAACCCGTAGGCATTGACACTATCCTGATTTCCACACAGCACACAGCTACAATTGGGGAAATCACTGATGAAGCCGCAGTGCAAGCTAAAATCAAGCAAGACCTCTGGACAGCAGTGGTTGAGCCTGTTTTTAGTGATATTACTATCAAGCCTGATCAAGAAACTCGCTTTTTAGTCAATCCCACGGGTAAATTTGTGATTGGTGGGCCGCAAGGTGACTCTGGTTTAACAGGCAGAAAAATCATTGTTGATACCTACGGTGGCTATTCCCGTCATGGCGGTGGCGCTTTCTCTGGCAAAGACCCCACAAAAGTAGACCGTTCTGCGGCTTATGCAGCGCGTTATGTAGCCAAAAACATTGTAGCTGCTGGCTTGGCAGAAAAATGCGAAGTGCAGTTGAGTTATGCGATCGGTGTAGCTAGACCAGTTAGTATTCTCCTAGAAACCTTTGGAACTGGCAAAGTAGATGATGAAATTTTGTTGGAATTAGTCAAACAAAACTTTGAACTACGTCCAGCAGGAATTATTCATAGCTTCAACTTACGTAACTTACCAAGTGAAAGAGGCGGACGTTTTTATCAGGACATCGCGGCTTACGGTCACTTGGGACGGAATGATTTAGACTTGCCTTGGGAACAAACCGACAAGGCCGAGTTGTTGAAGCAAGCAGTTACTCAGTTGCGCTCAACTGCGATCGCCTAG
- a CDS encoding ATP-binding protein, which produces MQTHKPNPIDSNSESKKMPAKDSSSEELPTIEFPSSGKLKASSWRIHQKIGYGYFVAIGIGFFGSLTGLVIANYYRGREIRQFNQAQEQRQLLTNYKNAVVGAQLHSSNLVAVLEDSQQLLTKKTEFLRNVNRAEDLERKIDNFIEKKPMQLAATSANLQALLEDYTINLKSYVDQIEAVLKKTEKQPLQPQKIVIVREQLLKIMRGETAMQLESLSEKLTNILQTAENQEQDRQIDVEQAKRVERLIVMVSMLVSVAIAAIIAWRTSRAIAEPVITVTQVAEQVARKSNFDLRAPVTTEDEIGLLAKSLNRLIERVSERTKQLEQAKELAEAASTAKSVFLANVSHELRTPLNAVIGLSQLLQDDATDLNLSGDFITDLETINSAGRHLLELINDILDLSKIEAGKMTLYPETFEIANLVNNLVLTIKPSIEKNGNILEVDYDEQLGTMYADQTRMRQVLLNLLSNASKFTTNGKVTLTVKSEKPNLLSDSPFGIISFIVADTGIGMTHHQQQQLFQPFIQGDNSTTKKYGGTGLGLAISRHFCQMMGGEISVKSQPGVGSTFTVRLPLTVKE; this is translated from the coding sequence ATGCAAACTCACAAGCCTAACCCAATTGATAGTAATTCAGAAAGCAAAAAAATGCCAGCCAAAGATTCATCAAGCGAAGAACTGCCCACAATCGAATTTCCCTCCAGTGGGAAACTCAAAGCTAGTTCTTGGCGGATACATCAAAAAATTGGCTATGGCTACTTTGTAGCTATTGGTATTGGTTTTTTTGGCTCACTTACTGGTCTGGTAATTGCCAACTACTACCGAGGAAGAGAAATTAGGCAGTTTAATCAAGCTCAAGAACAACGCCAACTACTAACTAACTATAAAAATGCCGTAGTCGGGGCGCAATTACATAGTTCTAATTTAGTCGCAGTATTAGAAGATTCTCAACAACTGCTCACTAAAAAAACAGAATTTTTAAGGAATGTTAATAGAGCTGAAGATTTAGAGCGAAAAATTGACAATTTTATCGAAAAAAAGCCAATGCAATTAGCAGCGACCAGTGCTAATTTACAGGCTTTATTGGAAGATTATACGATTAATTTAAAATCATACGTAGACCAAATAGAAGCGGTCTTAAAAAAAACAGAGAAACAGCCGCTACAACCCCAAAAAATTGTTATAGTCCGAGAGCAGTTGTTAAAAATTATGCGTGGTGAAACAGCCATGCAATTAGAGAGTCTTTCGGAAAAATTAACGAATATTCTACAAACTGCCGAAAATCAAGAACAAGATAGACAGATAGATGTAGAACAGGCAAAAAGGGTTGAAAGATTAATTGTGATGGTGAGTATGTTGGTGTCGGTAGCGATCGCAGCTATTATCGCATGGCGCACCAGTCGAGCGATCGCCGAACCAGTGATTACAGTGACTCAAGTCGCCGAACAAGTAGCCCGCAAATCTAACTTTGATTTACGCGCCCCCGTCACCACCGAAGATGAAATTGGCTTATTAGCAAAATCATTAAATCGTTTGATTGAGCGAGTTTCAGAACGCACAAAACAACTAGAACAAGCAAAAGAACTAGCTGAAGCCGCCAGCACAGCTAAAAGTGTCTTTTTAGCTAACGTCAGCCACGAATTACGTACACCCTTAAATGCAGTCATTGGACTCAGCCAATTACTGCAAGATGACGCTACCGATTTAAACTTATCGGGAGACTTTATTACCGATTTAGAAACAATCAATTCCGCAGGTAGACACTTATTAGAATTGATTAACGACATCCTCGACTTATCCAAAATTGAAGCGGGGAAAATGACTCTTTATCCAGAGACATTTGAAATTGCCAATCTGGTTAATAATCTGGTATTGACTATTAAGCCTTCCATTGAAAAAAATGGCAACATTTTAGAAGTAGACTACGACGAACAGCTAGGTACAATGTATGCCGATCAGACAAGAATGCGACAAGTACTTTTAAACTTGTTAAGCAATGCGTCTAAATTTACGACTAACGGCAAAGTCACCCTCACTGTTAAAAGTGAAAAACCCAACTTATTATCAGACTCTCCCTTCGGCATAATTTCGTTTATTGTTGCTGATACAGGTATTGGAATGACACATCATCAACAGCAACAGTTATTTCAACCTTTTATTCAAGGGGATAATTCCACCACTAAGAAATATGGTGGTACTGGACTAGGTTTAGCTATCAGTCGTCATTTTTGTCAGATGATGGGTGGTGAAATTTCGGTGAAAAGTCAGCCAGGAGTAGGTTCAACCTTTACAGTACGCCTACCTCTGACTGTCAAGGAATGA
- a CDS encoding glycosyltransferase family 9 protein, with translation MRVVALVPGGIGDQILFFPTLDSLKRYYPNAQIDVVTEPQSKAAYRVSKSVHEVLTFDYKDRNSLADWGNLVGTIRDREYDVAIAFGQSWLVGLMLWLTGIPLRIGFQGKGAVFLTHTVPFNPSQYVAAAYHELLKPLGIATPVPELAVNVPIPDIDWSQNEQKRLGVNDTGYVLIYGGVDAGSRGKGAEKIYPVEHWQPIIQEFQQKQPDMSVVVIQGADDEQFVRSLRESCPEIKVTSPDNTGKLTAMIAGANLMLSTESAPLQLSVAVQTYTIGLFGSSDPGKLLPKSEKFLAIKSPSGKVADISPTTVSEKIWGG, from the coding sequence ATGCGAGTAGTAGCCCTTGTACCTGGCGGAATTGGCGACCAAATTCTCTTCTTTCCGACTTTAGATAGTCTGAAGCGTTATTATCCCAACGCTCAGATAGATGTCGTTACGGAACCCCAGTCAAAGGCTGCCTATCGAGTGAGCAAGTCTGTTCACGAGGTACTGACCTTTGATTATAAAGATCGTAACAGTCTAGCAGATTGGGGTAACTTGGTAGGCACAATACGCGATCGCGAGTATGATGTCGCCATTGCTTTTGGGCAAAGCTGGTTAGTCGGACTAATGCTCTGGCTAACAGGGATTCCCCTGCGGATTGGCTTTCAAGGCAAAGGAGCCGTGTTTCTGACTCATACTGTGCCGTTTAATCCATCTCAGTATGTAGCGGCGGCGTATCACGAGTTGCTAAAACCATTGGGTATAGCCACACCCGTGCCAGAGTTAGCAGTAAATGTCCCGATACCCGACATCGACTGGTCACAAAATGAGCAAAAACGTCTAGGCGTAAATGACACAGGCTACGTCTTGATTTATGGAGGGGTTGATGCAGGCTCACGGGGGAAAGGTGCTGAGAAAATCTATCCGGTTGAGCATTGGCAGCCAATTATTCAAGAATTTCAACAAAAACAGCCAGATATGTCTGTAGTTGTGATTCAAGGTGCTGATGATGAACAGTTTGTGCGATCGCTCCGCGAATCCTGTCCAGAAATCAAAGTCACATCTCCTGATAATACAGGTAAGTTGACAGCTATGATTGCCGGTGCCAACCTGATGCTGTCTACCGAAAGTGCGCCATTACAGTTGAGTGTTGCGGTTCAGACTTATACCATTGGTCTGTTCGGCTCTTCAGACCCAGGTAAACTGTTACCAAAAAGTGAAAAATTCCTTGCTATTAAATCCCCCTCTGGGAAAGTAGCAGATATTTCACCCACAACAGTTTCTGAAAAAATCTGGGGCGGCTAA